A genomic segment from Parus major isolate Abel chromosome 21, Parus_major1.1, whole genome shotgun sequence encodes:
- the GNB1 gene encoding guanine nucleotide-binding protein G(I)/G(S)/G(T) subunit beta-1 has translation MSELDQLRQEAEQLKNQIRDARKACADATLAQITANIDPVGRIQMRTRRTLRGHLAKIYAMHWGTDSRLLVSASQDGKLIIWDSYTTNKVHAIPLRSSWVMTCAYAPSGNYVACGGLDNICSIYNLKTREGNVRVSRELAGHTGYLSCCRFLDDNQIVTSSGDTTCALWDIETGQQTTTFTGHTGDVMSLSLAPDARCFVSGACDASAKLWDVREGMCRQTFTGHESDINAICFFPNGNAFATGSDDATCRLFDLRADQELMVYSHDNIICGITSVAFSKSGRLLLAGYDDFNCNVWDTLKADRAGVLAGHDNRVSCLGVTDDGMAVATGSWDSFLKIWN, from the exons ATGAGTGAGCTTGACCAGTTACGCCAGGAGGCTGAGCAACTGAAAAACCAAATCAGA GATGCTAGAAAAGCATGTGCAGATGCCACCCTGGCTCAG aTCACAGCCAATATCGACCCAGTGGGGAGAATCCAGATGCGCACTAGGAGAACACTCCGGGGACACCTGGCCAAAATTTATGCAATGCACTGGGGGACTGATTCCAG GCTTCTAGTTAGTGCCTCCCAGGATGGTAAACTTATAATTTGGGACAGCTATACTACAAACAAG GTGCACGCGATTCCCCTGCGCTCCTCCTGGGTCATGACTTGTGCGTATGCTCCCTCTGGGAATTATGTGGCTTGTGGTGGGCTTGACAACATCTGCTCCATTTATAACTTGAAAACTCGTGAAGGGAATGTCCGTGTCAGCCGTGAGCTCGCTGGGCACACAG GCTACTTGTCCTGCTGTCGTTTCCTGGATGATAATCAGATCGTCACCAGCTCTGGTGACACCACTTG TGCTCTCTGGGACATAGAAACTGGGCAGCAGACAACCACATTTACTGGGCACACTGGAGACGTGATGAGTTTGTCCCTTGCCCCTGATGCCCGGTGTTTTGTTTCTGGTGCCTGCGATGCCTCTGCCAAACTGTGGGATGTTAGAGAAGGAATGTGCCGGCAGACCTTCACTGGCCACGAGTCAGACATCAATGCCATCTGT TTCTTCCCCAACGGCAATGCCTTTGCAACGGGCTCAGATGATGCCACGTGCAGGCTCTTTGACCTGCGGGCTGACCAGGAGCTGATGGTTTATTCCCATGACAACATCATCTGTGGCATCACCTCTGTAGCATTTTCCAAGAGTGGCCGCCTGCTCCTAGCTGGGTATGATGACTTCAACTGCAATGTGTGGGACACGCTGAAAGCTGATAGAGCAG gTGTCCTTGCTGGTCATGATAACCGTGTCAGTTGCTTAGGTGTGACTGATGATGGCATGGCAGTGGCAACAGGGTCATGGGACAGCTTCCTCAAGATCTGGAACTGA